The following proteins are encoded in a genomic region of Garra rufa unplaced genomic scaffold, GarRuf1.0 hap1_unplaced_002, whole genome shotgun sequence:
- the LOC141305413 gene encoding negative elongation factor E-like yields the protein MAIFPSSLTEEEEALQKKYAKLKKKKKALMALKKQSSTNQTSQTGLKRTLSDQPVVDTATATEQAKMLIKSGAISAIKSENKNSGFKRSRTLEGKLKDPEKGAAPAFLPFQRSVSADEEPPDSAKRIHRKSLYESFVPGDRSRDEEGGMPSRDTERDREREMDWERDRDRDRERDRERGSERGRERERDRERERDRSRDRERDRDRDRDRERDRERDGPYRRSDSYPERRGVRKGNTVYVYGTGLVEDSLRSAFAQHGNIIDLSMDSPRNCAFVTFEKIESADQAVAELNGTTVGDVNIKVSIARKQPMLDAATGKSVWASLAVQNSAKGSYRDKRSQVVYSEDLF from the exons ATGGCAATATTTCCCAGCTCACTGACAGAAGAGGAGGAAGCACTGCAGAAGAAATATGCTAAACTAAAGAAAAAG AAAAAGGCCCTAATGGCTCTAAAGAAACAGAGCTCCACCAATCAGACGAGTCAGACAGGACTGAAGCGCA CTTTGTCAGATCAGCCAGTTGTGGACACAGCGACCGCAACGGAGCAGGCCAAAATGCTGATCAAGTCCGGAGCTATCAGTGCTATTAAATCAGAGAACAAGAACTCAGGCTTCAAGCGCTCCAGAACACTGGAGGGGAAACTGAAA GATCCTGAGAAAGGCGCTGCACCAGCATTCCTGCCATTTCAAAGGAGCGTCTCTGCAGATGAGGAGCCTCCTGAT TCTGCTAAACGAATCCACAGGAAATCCCTGTATGAGAG TTTTGTTCCTGGAGATCGTTCTCGTGATGAAGAGGGAGGAATGCCGAGCCGAGATACTGAGCGCGATCGGGAAAGAGAGATGGATTGGGAGAGAGATCGAGATAGAGACAGAGAACGGGACAGAGAGAGAGGCAGTGAAAGAGGCAGGGAGAGAGAACGGGACCGGGAACGTGAACGGGACAGGAGCCGGGATAGAGAAAGGGACAGAGATCGAGATCGTgacagagaaagagacagagagcgGGACGGACCCTACAGAC GGTCAGACTCATATCCAGAGCGCAGAGGTGTGCGCAAAGGAAACACAGTGTATGTATACGGCACAGGTTTAGTGGAAGACAGCTTGCGCTCTGCTTTTGCACAGCATGGCAACATCATTGACCTTTCAATGGACTCACCACGCAA TTGTGCTTTTGTCACATTTGAGAAGATTGAATCAGCAGACCAGGCTGTAGCAGAG CTGAATGGCACTACTGTGGGTGACGTCAACATCAAAGTCAGCATTGCCAGGAAGCAGCCCATGCTTGATGCTGCCACAGGGAAATCTGTCTGGGCTTCTCTTG CTGTGCAAAACAGTGCCAAGGGCTCGTACAGAGACAAACGGAGCCAGGTCGTCTACAGTGAAGacttattttga